The sequence below is a genomic window from Candidatus Poribacteria bacterium.
ACTTGACCGTCGCGTCGGCAAGCGTGAGCCGTCCGAGCCTGCCCGACTCGACCGTGCGTTTGATGAGCCGGCTCACGTCGTGGAAACGCGACGGGAATACGCCCGCAAGCCGGACGCCTGCCTGCTCGCACGCGCGGATCGCCGCATCGCATCGATCCAGCGTGATCTCCAGCGGCTTCTCGACGATGATGTGCTTGCCGGCGCGCGCGGCGGCTTCGATGGGTTCCAGGTGAGCCCCGCTCGGCGTGCAGATCGTCACGAGGCCGATGTCGTCGCGCGATAGGAGTTCGTCGAGGCTGGTCGTCCAAGCGGCTCCGTAGGCTTCGCCGACCCGTCGCGCGTTCGCCTCGGAGCGCGACTGGACGGCTCTCAACTCCGCGTTGGGAATGGCTTGGATCGCCTTGCCGTGGAAGTTTGCGATCATGCCGCAGCCGATGATGCCGAATCCGTGCATCGTGCGTCCTATCTCGCTCATGGGTCGTCCGTCCTGGCGCACACTCTATCACCCTGTTGCGCGAAGTGTCCAGAGCGGTTCGCAGCCGAGAGTCGGTGCATTGACGTGCTGTGGCTCGCATGCTAAGTTCTGCACGGCGCGTCAGGCGCGCGCGTGCCATGTGCCGCCTGATTCCAGCCCACAGCTATTCAGACCAAGCACCTCGCAGGAGAACGACAATGGCTCGCGCAGTCACGCTCTTCACCGGTCAATGGGCGGACCTGACGCTCGACGACATCGCGGCGAAGGCGAAGGCGTTCGGTTACGACGGGATCGAACTCGCGTGCTGGGGCGATCACTTCGAAGTCGGCAAGGCGCTCAGCGACAGCGGATACTGCAAGTCACGATGGGACATCCTCAACAAGCACGGGCTCAAGTGTTTCGCCATCAGCGCCCACCTCGTCGGACAGGCGATCTGCGACAACATCGACGCCCGTCATCAGGCGATCCTGCCGCCGCACGTGTGGGGCGACGGCGACCCCGAAGGCGTGCGTCAGCGCGCCGCCGAGGAGATGAAGAACACGGCGCGCGCCGCCGCGAAGCTCGGGGTGAAGGTCGTCAACGGGTTCACGGGAAGTTCGATCTGGCATCTGCTCTACTCGTTCCCGCCGGTCTCCCCCGACCAGATCGACGCCGGCTACAAGGACTTCGCCGACCGGTGGAACCCCATCCTGGACGTGTTCGACGAGGTCGGCGTGAAGTTCGGGCTGGAGGTGCACCCGACGGAGATCGCGTTCGACATCGCCAGCGCCGAGCGAGCCATCGACGCGCTCGGCGGGCGACCCACGTTCGGGTTCAACTACGATCCGAGCCACCTCGGCTACCAGGGCGTCGACTACGTCCTCTTCATCCGTCGGTTCCGCGACCGCATCTACCACGCCCACATGAAGGACGTGTATTGGTCGCCGACGATGAAGGAGGTCGGTGTCTTCGGCGGGCACATCAACTTCGGCGATTCCCGCCGCTACTGGGACTTCCGGTCTGTCGGACGCGGGAGCGTCAACTTCGAAGAGATCATCCGGGCGCTTAACGAGGTCGGCTACGAGGGCCCGCTTTCGGTCGAATGGGAAGACAGCGGCATGGACCGCGAGCACGGAGCCGCCGAAGCCGCGTCGTTCCTCAAGAAACTCGATTTCAAGCCGTCGGCGATTGCGTTCGACGCGCAGTTCGCCGAGAAGTGAGCGCGCGCCGCACAGAGCTCGATGCAAGCCCCGGTTCGCCGGGGCTTTCGTCTTCGCGCGTCCGGCGTGCGATCTGCGCCGCCGTGCTGTCGGTCTGTGTCTGGCTGCCTGCATCGCAGGCGAGTTCGTCCGCCCTGCCGGATGGCGTGCTGGACCCGACGTGGTCGGACGGCATCGACTACTTGCTGACGCGCGGCTCGGTGAAGGGCATCGACCCAACGACCCAACCTTGGGGCACCGACGCCGTCCGGCGGGCGCTGCTCGAAGCCTCGACGTCAACGCCGTTCGAGCGCGCGCTCGTCGCCGAATCGCTCCGCCGCCTGCCGGAACCTCGGGGCTTCGAGGCTGGCGCGGAGTTGTCGCTGTCGTACGACTCCCAGCGAGCGCCGCAGGCAGCCCTGGAGGCGCGGGTCGGTCTCGGATATCGGATCGAGCGAGGAGCCCGGCTCTACCAGGAATGGGCTGTCGAACCGGCGTCGTCTCAGCCACGACCCGTGCCGGGCGGCTCCAC
It includes:
- a CDS encoding sugar phosphate isomerase/epimerase; this encodes MARAVTLFTGQWADLTLDDIAAKAKAFGYDGIELACWGDHFEVGKALSDSGYCKSRWDILNKHGLKCFAISAHLVGQAICDNIDARHQAILPPHVWGDGDPEGVRQRAAEEMKNTARAAAKLGVKVVNGFTGSSIWHLLYSFPPVSPDQIDAGYKDFADRWNPILDVFDEVGVKFGLEVHPTEIAFDIASAERAIDALGGRPTFGFNYDPSHLGYQGVDYVLFIRRFRDRIYHAHMKDVYWSPTMKEVGVFGGHINFGDSRRYWDFRSVGRGSVNFEEIIRALNEVGYEGPLSVEWEDSGMDREHGAAEAASFLKKLDFKPSAIAFDAQFAEK